A portion of the Blastochloris tepida genome contains these proteins:
- a CDS encoding aldo/keto reductase, with protein sequence MQKRKLGSSGLEVSAIGLGCMGMSFSYGPPADRQEMIGLLRTAVERGVTFFDTAEVYGPFINEELVGEALSPLREQVVIATKFGFKLDPAGGRRWIGLDSRPAHIREVAEASLKRLRIEAIDLFYQHRVDPAVPIEDVAGAVKDLIQAGKVRHFGLSEAGIDTIRRAHAVQPVTALQSEYSLWWRQPEAEVLPLLETLGIGFVPYSPLGRGFLTGAISAATTFDASDFRNALPRFSPEARAANQALVDLLAGIARRRQATPAQIALAWLLARKPWIVPIPGTTKLHRLEENIGAAALELAPDDLREIDAAAAAVPVQGARYPEELEEMTGR encoded by the coding sequence ATGCAAAAACGCAAGCTTGGCAGCAGCGGTCTGGAAGTCTCGGCCATCGGCCTGGGCTGCATGGGCATGAGCTTTTCCTACGGGCCGCCGGCCGACCGGCAGGAGATGATCGGGCTCCTGCGGACGGCGGTGGAGCGCGGCGTGACGTTCTTCGACACCGCCGAGGTCTATGGCCCGTTCATCAATGAGGAACTGGTCGGCGAGGCGCTGTCGCCGCTGCGCGAGCAGGTGGTGATCGCCACCAAGTTCGGCTTCAAGCTCGATCCCGCCGGAGGGCGGCGGTGGATCGGCCTCGACAGCCGGCCCGCCCACATCCGCGAGGTCGCCGAGGCGTCGCTCAAGCGGCTGCGGATCGAGGCGATCGATCTGTTCTACCAGCACCGCGTCGATCCGGCGGTGCCGATCGAGGATGTCGCCGGCGCGGTGAAGGATTTGATCCAGGCCGGCAAGGTGCGCCATTTCGGCCTGTCGGAGGCCGGCATCGACACCATCCGCCGCGCCCATGCCGTGCAGCCGGTCACCGCGCTGCAGAGCGAATATTCGCTGTGGTGGCGCCAGCCGGAGGCCGAGGTGCTGCCGCTGCTGGAGACGCTCGGCATCGGCTTCGTGCCCTACAGCCCGCTCGGCCGCGGCTTCCTGACCGGGGCGATCAGTGCCGCCACCACCTTCGATGCCAGCGACTTCCGCAATGCGCTGCCGCGCTTCTCGCCGGAAGCCCGCGCCGCCAATCAGGCGCTGGTCGATCTCCTGGCCGGCATCGCCCGGCGCAGGCAGGCCACGCCGGCGCAGATCGCGCTGGCGTGGCTGCTGGCCCGCAAGCCGTGGATCGTGCCGATTCCCGGCACCACCAAGCTGCACCGGCTGGAGGAGAACATCGGCGCGGCGGCGCTGGAGCTTGCGCCCGACGACCTGCGCGAGATCGATGCCGCCGCCGCCGCGGTGCCGGTGCAGGGCGCGCGCTATCCCGAGGAACTGGAGGAGATGACCGGCCGCTGA
- a CDS encoding NAD(P)-dependent alcohol dehydrogenase gives MFSCVGFAAEDPTKPLLPYSFNRRDPGPEDVAIEILYCGVCHSDLHTVRSEWPGTLYPCIPGHEIVGRVIAVGDQVRRFKAGDLAAVGCLVDSCRTCPSCREGLEQYCETGFVATYNGPDKVLGGHTFGGYSSHIVVTQDFVLRVPDNLDPAAAAPLLCAGITTYSPLKRWGAGPGKRVGVVGLGGLGHMAVKLAHAMGAEVTLFTTSPSKIADGHRLGADAGVLSTDPAAMKAQASRFDLIIDTVAAPHDINAYLGLLKRDATLVQVGAPDKPLPVNVFSLIMSRRNFAGSLIGGIRETQEMLDFCGAHNITADIEIIPIQQIEEAYVRMVKSAVKYRFVIDMGSLKGAAAGRP, from the coding sequence ATGTTCAGCTGCGTCGGATTTGCCGCCGAAGACCCCACCAAGCCGCTTCTGCCCTACAGCTTCAACCGCCGCGATCCGGGGCCGGAGGACGTCGCCATCGAGATCCTCTATTGCGGCGTCTGCCATTCCGATCTGCACACGGTGCGCTCCGAATGGCCCGGCACGCTCTATCCCTGCATTCCCGGCCACGAGATCGTCGGCCGGGTGATCGCGGTCGGCGATCAGGTGAGGCGCTTCAAGGCCGGCGACCTCGCCGCGGTCGGCTGCCTGGTCGATTCGTGCCGCACCTGTCCGAGCTGCCGCGAGGGGCTCGAGCAGTATTGCGAGACCGGCTTCGTCGCCACCTATAACGGCCCCGACAAGGTGCTGGGCGGCCACACCTTCGGCGGCTATTCCAGCCACATCGTGGTGACGCAGGACTTCGTGCTGCGCGTGCCCGACAATCTCGATCCGGCCGCCGCCGCGCCGCTGCTCTGCGCCGGCATCACCACCTATTCGCCGCTCAAGCGCTGGGGTGCCGGCCCGGGCAAGCGGGTGGGCGTGGTCGGCCTCGGTGGTCTCGGCCACATGGCGGTGAAGCTCGCCCACGCCATGGGCGCCGAGGTCACGCTGTTCACCACCTCGCCGTCCAAGATCGCCGACGGACACCGCCTCGGTGCCGATGCCGGCGTGCTGTCGACCGATCCGGCGGCGATGAAGGCGCAAGCGTCGCGCTTCGACCTGATCATCGACACGGTGGCCGCGCCGCACGACATCAATGCCTATCTCGGGCTGCTGAAGCGCGATGCGACGCTGGTACAGGTGGGGGCCCCCGACAAGCCGCTGCCGGTGAACGTGTTCAGTCTGATCATGAGCCGCCGCAACTTCGCGGGCTCGCTGATCGGCGGCATCAGGGAGACGCAGGAGATGCTCGACTTCTGCGGCGCCCACAACATCACTGCCGATATCGAGATTATCCCGATCCAGCAGATCGAGGAGGCCTATGTGCGGATGGTGAAGTCGGCCGTGAAGTACCGCTTCGTGATCGACATGGGCTCGCTGAAGGGGGCGGCCGCGGGTCGGCCGTGA
- the flgH gene encoding flagellar basal body L-ring protein FlgH, with amino-acid sequence MSPRSRLRPLSFSLTRLALIGVSAAGLGGCAAFDRLANVGQQPALSAIDNPTSQPGYRPVQMPMPDPIPASYSPNSLWRNGSRAFFKDQRAQQVGDILTVKVKFNDKAEIENETKRERVNSEETNLEAMLGKNKLPILGAAIPSTLLSTDSLSVSEGKGSVTRSEELTTSVAAVVTQVLPNGNLVVEGKQEIRVNFEIRELIVGGIVRPEDIESDNTISSEKIAQARIAYGGRGQITDIQQPRYGQQVMDIILPF; translated from the coding sequence ATGTCCCCGCGCTCCAGACTCCGGCCCCTCTCCTTCTCGCTCACGCGGCTGGCGCTCATCGGCGTCTCGGCTGCCGGCCTCGGCGGCTGCGCCGCGTTCGACCGGCTGGCGAATGTCGGCCAGCAGCCGGCGCTGTCGGCGATCGACAACCCCACCTCCCAGCCCGGCTATCGGCCGGTGCAGATGCCGATGCCCGACCCGATCCCCGCCTCCTACAGCCCCAATTCGCTGTGGCGGAACGGCTCGCGCGCCTTCTTCAAGGACCAGCGCGCCCAGCAGGTCGGCGACATTCTCACCGTCAAGGTGAAATTCAACGACAAGGCTGAGATCGAGAACGAGACCAAGCGCGAGCGCGTCAACTCCGAGGAGACGAACCTCGAGGCGATGCTCGGCAAGAACAAGCTGCCGATCCTCGGCGCCGCCATCCCCTCGACCCTGCTGTCGACCGACTCCCTCTCGGTCAGCGAGGGCAAGGGCAGCGTCACCCGCTCGGAAGAGCTGACCACCAGCGTCGCCGCCGTCGTCACCCAGGTTTTGCCGAACGGCAATCTGGTGGTCGAGGGCAAGCAGGAAATCCGGGTGAATTTCGAGATCCGCGAACTCATCGTCGGCGGCATCGTCCGGCCCGAGGACATCGAATCCGACAACACCATCTCGTCGGAGAAGATCGCCCAGGCCCGCATCGCCTATGGCGGCCGCGGCCAGATCACCGACATCCAGCAGCCGCGCTACGGCCAGCAGGTCATGGACATCATCCTGCCGTTCTGA
- the flgA gene encoding flagellar basal body P-ring formation chaperone FlgA has protein sequence MTRVAALLTAILAGTAAQAGTAQLPELQPPALRSSVSISGDLVRIGDLVENAGPAATVPIFRAPDLGTTGTVGVDRVLEALKPFGLSALDTRGLSDVVVSRRSRTIHPDHMKATLANAIAAQTRTAQAKDLLISLDRQPQTLQVEEAATGELQVKHLYYDPRTGRFDATLDLPGSEALRRQATRLTGAAVATVEAVVLARAVGRGEMLRPTDLIIERRPRTELGSDGFIAPDSAIGMAPRRALAAGQLLRAADLMKPDLVTRNDIVTLVFEAPGVTVSTRGKANSSGGEGETVSVTNLQSKRIIQGVVTGPGTVSVLANAVSTSSVLPTDPTVTGSIQSTPVRTEIIRPASGLATAPQPHS, from the coding sequence ATGACCAGAGTTGCCGCGCTGCTGACCGCCATTCTCGCCGGCACCGCCGCGCAGGCCGGCACGGCACAGCTTCCCGAGCTGCAGCCGCCCGCGCTGCGCTCGTCGGTGTCGATTTCCGGCGATCTCGTGCGGATCGGCGATCTCGTCGAGAATGCCGGCCCGGCCGCCACCGTACCGATCTTCCGCGCGCCCGACCTCGGCACCACCGGCACGGTCGGCGTCGATCGCGTGCTGGAGGCGCTGAAGCCGTTCGGCCTGTCGGCGCTCGACACGCGCGGCCTGTCGGACGTGGTGGTCAGCCGCCGCAGCCGCACCATCCATCCCGACCACATGAAGGCGACCCTGGCCAACGCCATCGCCGCCCAGACCCGCACCGCCCAGGCCAAGGATCTGCTGATCAGTCTCGACCGCCAGCCGCAGACGCTGCAGGTCGAGGAGGCGGCCACCGGCGAGCTGCAGGTGAAGCACCTCTATTACGATCCGCGCACCGGCCGCTTCGACGCCACGCTCGACCTTCCCGGTTCCGAGGCGCTGCGCCGGCAGGCGACGCGTCTCACCGGCGCCGCGGTGGCGACGGTGGAGGCGGTGGTGCTGGCGCGTGCGGTGGGACGCGGCGAGATGCTGCGGCCGACCGACCTGATCATCGAGCGCCGCCCGCGCACCGAGCTTGGCTCGGACGGCTTCATTGCCCCCGACTCGGCCATCGGCATGGCGCCGCGACGGGCGCTGGCCGCCGGCCAGCTCCTGCGCGCCGCCGACCTGATGAAGCCCGATCTGGTGACGCGCAACGACATCGTCACCCTGGTGTTCGAGGCGCCGGGCGTGACCGTCTCCACCCGCGGCAAGGCGAACTCGTCGGGCGGCGAAGGCGAGACGGTCAGCGTCACCAATCTCCAGTCCAAGCGCATCATCCAGGGCGTGGTCACCGGACCCGGCACGGTGAGCGTGCTGGCCAATGCGGTCTCCACCAGCTCCGTGCTGCCGACCGATCCGACCGTGACCGGCTCGATCCAGTCAACCCCGGTGCGCACCGAGATCATCCGTCCCGCGTCCGGGCTCGCCACCGCGCCCCAGCCCCACAGTTGA
- the flgG gene encoding flagellar basal-body rod protein FlgG: protein MRAMHTAATGMMAQELNVSVISNNIANMRTTGYKRQRAEFQDLLYESLRRVGSQTSDQGTMVPTGVQVGSGVKTAGTSRIMSQGTLTATDRDFDVAIRGEGFFQIELPDGRTAYTRDGSFELDANGKLVTVDGYTVDPGITIPNNASNITINSQGQITAVIGTATASTTLGQLQLVRFINKSGLEAIGDNLFLETAASGTPQQGTPGSEGFGTTLQRYLEASNVNSVTELTDLISAQRAYEMNARVITAADEMSQTTANLSR from the coding sequence ATGCGCGCCATGCACACCGCCGCCACCGGCATGATGGCCCAGGAGCTGAACGTCTCCGTCATCTCCAACAACATCGCCAACATGCGGACCACCGGATACAAGCGCCAGCGCGCCGAATTCCAGGATCTGCTCTATGAGAGCCTGCGCCGCGTCGGCTCGCAGACCTCCGACCAGGGCACCATGGTGCCGACCGGCGTGCAGGTCGGCTCGGGCGTCAAGACCGCCGGCACCTCGCGCATCATGAGCCAGGGGACGCTGACCGCCACCGACCGCGACTTCGACGTCGCCATCCGCGGCGAGGGCTTCTTCCAGATCGAGCTGCCCGACGGCCGCACCGCCTATACCCGCGACGGCTCGTTCGAGCTCGACGCCAACGGCAAGCTGGTGACGGTGGACGGCTACACCGTCGACCCCGGCATCACCATCCCCAACAATGCCAGCAACATCACCATCAACTCGCAGGGGCAGATCACCGCGGTGATCGGCACCGCCACCGCCTCGACGACACTCGGCCAGCTGCAGCTCGTGCGCTTCATCAACAAGTCCGGCCTCGAGGCGATCGGCGACAATCTGTTCCTGGAGACCGCGGCCTCCGGCACGCCCCAGCAGGGCACGCCCGGCTCGGAAGGCTTCGGCACCACGCTGCAGCGCTATCTCGAAGCGTCCAACGTCAACTCGGTCACCGAATTGACCGACCTCATCTCCGCCCAGCGCGCCTACGAGATGAACGCCCGCGTCATCACCGCGGCGGACGAGATGTCGCAGACCACCGCGAACCTGTCGCGCTGA
- the flgF gene encoding flagellar basal-body rod protein FlgF, giving the protein MENTSLIGLSRQVALRRELDVIANNLANLTTTGFKSERVLFEEYLMPVARDESFQNPDASVSYVQDRATAHDHTPGALRTTGNPLDLAIDGDAFFTVQAPDGERYQRSGSFQINSDGELVSQEGYQVLGESGPIRFEPTDTDITIASDGTISIVNATGTQTRGKLKLARFSDRNGLEKDSVSTWRTGQAAEAPLSTTRVVQGAVEQSNVQAIAQIARMMEVTRSYASLAALLKSGDDLRQDAIKTLAEVQS; this is encoded by the coding sequence ATGGAGAATACCTCTCTCATCGGGCTTTCGCGCCAGGTCGCCCTGCGCCGGGAGCTCGATGTCATTGCCAACAATCTGGCGAACCTGACGACGACGGGCTTCAAGAGCGAGCGCGTGCTCTTTGAAGAATATTTGATGCCGGTGGCGCGCGACGAGAGCTTCCAGAATCCGGACGCCAGCGTCTCCTACGTCCAGGACCGCGCCACCGCGCACGACCACACGCCCGGCGCGCTCCGGACGACCGGCAATCCGCTCGATCTGGCGATCGACGGCGACGCATTCTTCACCGTCCAGGCACCCGACGGGGAGCGCTACCAGCGCAGCGGCAGCTTTCAGATCAACAGCGACGGCGAGCTGGTGTCGCAGGAGGGCTATCAGGTCCTGGGCGAATCCGGGCCGATCCGCTTCGAGCCCACCGATACCGACATCACCATCGCCTCCGACGGCACAATCTCGATCGTCAACGCAACGGGCACGCAGACACGCGGCAAGCTCAAGCTCGCCCGCTTCTCCGATCGCAATGGGCTGGAGAAGGACAGCGTCTCGACCTGGCGGACCGGCCAGGCCGCCGAGGCTCCGTTGTCGACCACGCGCGTCGTGCAGGGCGCGGTCGAGCAGTCGAACGTCCAGGCGATCGCCCAGATCGCCCGGATGATGGAGGTGACGCGCTCCTACGCCAGCCTCGCCGCCCTGCTGAAGAGCGGAGACGACCTGCGGCAAGACGCCATCAAGACGCTCGCCGAAGTCCAGTCCTGA
- a CDS encoding flagellar basal body-associated FliL family protein, whose protein sequence is MAKKPGKADSEREDGAADGEAPAGGGKKKLILIGAAVLVLALGGGGFFLFKGKGKSDEHAAEAKPAAKPVMFFEVPDITVNLAGNPNRPLYMRVKAVIEVPDEAAMQALKPMMPRVVDSFQVHLREMRQTDLEGSAGIYRLREELTRRVNAAIAPARINAVLFKEIVVQ, encoded by the coding sequence ATGGCCAAGAAACCGGGCAAGGCGGACAGCGAGCGCGAAGACGGCGCGGCCGACGGCGAGGCGCCTGCTGGCGGCGGCAAGAAGAAGCTGATCCTGATCGGCGCCGCGGTGCTGGTTCTGGCGCTCGGCGGCGGCGGCTTCTTCCTGTTCAAGGGCAAGGGCAAGAGCGACGAGCACGCCGCAGAGGCCAAGCCCGCGGCGAAGCCCGTGATGTTCTTCGAGGTGCCGGACATCACCGTCAACCTCGCCGGCAATCCCAACCGGCCGCTCTACATGCGGGTCAAGGCGGTGATCGAGGTACCCGACGAGGCGGCGATGCAGGCGCTCAAGCCGATGATGCCGCGCGTCGTCGACTCCTTCCAGGTGCATCTGCGCGAGATGCGCCAGACCGATCTCGAAGGCTCCGCCGGCATCTATCGGCTGCGCGAGGAGCTGACACGGCGGGTCAATGCCGCCATCGCCCCGGCGCGCATCAACGCCGTGCTGTTCAAGGAAATCGTTGTCCAGTGA
- the fliM gene encoding flagellar motor switch protein FliM yields MAGMNDIDQDALAAEWGMALEEQAKGGGGGPGAAALPDDPGSEGTDDSMAAQWSAMVDDGGQFLQAAKGGAERILNQDEIDSLLGFSLDTLNFGDNSGIRAIIDSAMVSYERLPMLEIVFDRLVRLMTTSLRNFTSDNVEVSLDRITSVRFGEYLNSIPLPAILSVFKAEEWENFGIFTVDSALIYAMIDVLLGGRRGQTAVRVDGRPYTTIEINLVKRMIEVVLADAEQAFRPVSPVHFNIDRLETNPRFAAISRPTNAAILVRLRIDMEDRGGTIELLLPYATIEPIRETLLQMFMGDKFGRDPIWEGHLATEIWQAEIAIDSVLYEAELPLSRIMSLREGDTLMLDIKPDALVKVRCGNAVLTEGRMGRVGDRVAVRVARPLRKSKTTLAMFEMADASKKRMEAA; encoded by the coding sequence ATGGCCGGCATGAATGATATCGATCAGGACGCGCTTGCCGCCGAATGGGGCATGGCGCTGGAAGAGCAGGCCAAGGGCGGCGGCGGCGGCCCCGGTGCCGCGGCGCTGCCCGACGATCCGGGCAGCGAGGGCACCGATGACTCGATGGCCGCGCAGTGGTCGGCCATGGTCGATGACGGCGGCCAGTTCCTGCAGGCCGCCAAGGGCGGCGCCGAGCGCATCCTGAATCAGGACGAGATCGACAGCCTGCTTGGCTTCAGCCTTGATACGCTGAACTTCGGCGACAATTCGGGCATCCGCGCCATCATCGACTCGGCGATGGTGTCCTACGAGCGTCTGCCGATGCTCGAGATCGTCTTCGACCGCCTGGTGCGGCTGATGACGACCAGCTTGCGCAACTTCACCTCGGACAATGTCGAGGTGTCGCTCGACCGCATCACCTCGGTGCGCTTCGGCGAGTATCTCAACTCCATTCCGCTGCCGGCCATCCTGTCGGTGTTCAAGGCTGAGGAATGGGAGAATTTCGGCATCTTCACCGTCGATTCGGCGCTGATCTACGCCATGATCGATGTGCTGCTCGGCGGGCGGCGCGGCCAGACCGCGGTGCGCGTCGACGGCCGGCCCTACACCACCATCGAGATCAATCTGGTCAAGCGGATGATCGAGGTGGTGCTGGCCGACGCCGAGCAGGCGTTCCGGCCGGTGTCGCCGGTGCACTTCAACATCGACCGGCTGGAGACCAATCCGCGGTTTGCCGCCATCTCGCGGCCGACCAACGCCGCCATCCTGGTGCGGCTGCGCATCGACATGGAGGATCGCGGCGGAACCATCGAGCTGCTGCTGCCCTATGCGACGATCGAGCCGATCCGCGAGACGCTGCTGCAGATGTTCATGGGCGACAAGTTCGGCCGTGATCCGATCTGGGAAGGCCACCTCGCCACCGAGATTTGGCAGGCCGAGATCGCCATCGATTCCGTGCTCTACGAGGCCGAGCTGCCGCTGTCGCGCATCATGTCGCTGAGAGAGGGCGACACGCTGATGCTCGACATCAAGCCGGATGCTCTCGTCAAGGTTCGCTGCGGCAACGCGGTGCTGACCGAAGGCCGCATGGGCCGGGTCGGCGACCGCGTCGCGGTCCGGGTCGCCCGCCCGCTGCGCAAATCGAAGACCACCCTCGCAATGTTCGAAATGGCAGACGCGTCCAAGAAGCGGATGGAAGCAGCATGA
- a CDS encoding DUF6468 domain-containing protein, producing the protein MTGSWLGMAIELIVAGLLATTIVYCVLLNKRLTRLRSDERALKQTIGELINVTESAERAIAGLKATVRECDANLGDRIRLAERFTAEMDRQLRAGRDVVERIVQITDAARPSVMAPRPVVAPVAAPPVSIEPVAAAAPKRAEPVRIDPAKLDGFAGAGLAAFRAAAERRPMNATATLQTAQALAERTRQRAAG; encoded by the coding sequence ATGACCGGATCCTGGCTCGGCATGGCAATCGAGTTGATCGTCGCTGGCCTGTTGGCGACGACCATCGTCTATTGTGTCCTTCTCAACAAGCGGCTGACGCGGCTGCGCAGCGACGAGCGCGCGCTGAAGCAGACCATCGGCGAACTGATCAACGTCACCGAGAGCGCCGAGCGGGCGATCGCCGGGCTCAAGGCGACGGTGCGCGAGTGCGACGCCAATCTCGGCGACCGCATCCGGCTCGCCGAGCGCTTCACCGCCGAGATGGACCGGCAGCTTCGCGCCGGCCGCGACGTGGTCGAACGCATCGTCCAGATCACCGATGCGGCGCGCCCCAGCGTGATGGCGCCGCGGCCGGTGGTGGCGCCGGTGGCCGCGCCGCCGGTGAGCATCGAGCCGGTTGCCGCGGCCGCGCCGAAGCGCGCCGAGCCGGTGCGGATCGATCCCGCCAAGCTCGACGGCTTCGCCGGCGCCGGCCTCGCCGCCTTCCGCGCTGCGGCCGAACGCCGGCCGATGAACGCCACGGCGACGCTGCAGACGGCGCAGGCGCTGGCCGAGCGCACCCGCCAGCGGGCGGCCGGCTGA
- a CDS encoding MotE family protein, whose product MREFRLIPIVLVAAGSLLVLKTLWLVTGGGSDHGPQTVAAAPAPAAVQQMEPDVTVTGSAAKSEKPKEPPKPEPKEPPGPLPGPVTQVPTEPDQSTLPAGEKALLQRLQERRQELEARERELDMREGMLKAAETRMEARLQELKATEARITAATAEKDEAEKERFKGLVVMYEAMRAKDAARIFDRLDVKLAVDVVNLMNPRKFSEVLAQMSPEAAERLTVELANRKTVTPTSDLPKIEGRKL is encoded by the coding sequence TTGCGCGAGTTCCGTCTCATTCCGATCGTGCTGGTTGCGGCTGGCAGCCTGCTGGTGCTCAAGACGCTGTGGCTGGTGACCGGCGGCGGCTCGGACCACGGGCCGCAGACCGTCGCCGCCGCACCCGCGCCCGCCGCCGTCCAACAGATGGAGCCGGACGTGACGGTGACCGGCTCGGCGGCCAAGTCCGAAAAGCCGAAGGAGCCGCCCAAGCCCGAGCCCAAGGAGCCGCCCGGCCCGCTGCCGGGGCCGGTGACGCAGGTGCCGACCGAGCCGGACCAGAGCACGCTTCCGGCCGGCGAGAAGGCGTTGCTGCAGCGCCTGCAGGAGCGGCGCCAGGAGCTGGAGGCGCGCGAGCGCGAGCTCGACATGCGCGAGGGCATGCTCAAGGCCGCCGAGACGCGCATGGAGGCCCGCCTTCAGGAGCTCAAGGCGACCGAGGCCCGCATCACGGCGGCGACCGCCGAGAAGGACGAGGCCGAGAAGGAGCGGTTCAAGGGCCTCGTGGTGATGTACGAGGCGATGCGCGCCAAGGATGCCGCGCGCATCTTCGACCGGCTCGACGTGAAGCTGGCGGTCGATGTCGTGAACCTGATGAATCCGCGCAAGTTCTCGGAGGTGCTGGCGCAGATGTCGCCGGAGGCCGCCGAGCGCCTGACCGTGGAACTGGCCAATCGCAAGACTGTGACCCCGACATCCGATCTGCCGAAAATCGAAGGCCGGAAATTGTAG